In Brassica napus cultivar Da-Ae chromosome A3, Da-Ae, whole genome shotgun sequence, the sequence GTCCCCCACCATCAATTTACTGACGCTATCATAAGCTACTGCGCCACTAAGGCATAGGTTTGAAATGTAGAGACTCATATTGTGAGATAGAGCATTCCACCAGTAGCCTATCTCTATGCTGGgcattgtatatatttatttattttttttttttcaactctgggcattgtatatatataactaccAAACAACCTCGTGAATCATGGGTTTCGGTACGTTCTTTTGTTAACCAAAATTTCCTTTTACCGGTTTAAGACACTAACATTTAGGGCGATCGAATATGAATGATATTAGGCCCAGTTAAGGTTAATGCCCGTATGTTACTATAGTTACACTTGAAACATGCAAATCAAAATCGAAACACGtgtgcattttttttttcatcaaaaaaagttttgaaTCAAAACATTAACAAATCTCAAATTACAACAAAACTTAAACTCATCGTTATTCTTAAAATTCAATATGTAGACTCTTGaatagctctctctctctctctctctctctctctctctctctctctcgagttATATCCACAGAGAAGAAGCAGCAATGGCTGCCACGGTGGCGATTATCCCGTATCTGATCCTCTCTGCATCAGATGAATCAGTAGAATCTCCTCCACCGTCGCTACCGGAAGCTGAACCAGTCGTAACCGAGCCGCCTTTCTCAGGCGCCGGAGCAGGAGCCGCCGAGCTTGAACCAAACATTGCTAATGGCAGCAAAACTTGATCCACTTGGTACACGGCGAGCTGCTTATCGCTGTAGACGGAGTTAGCCACGGTGGCGCTCACAACTCCGGTGGTGATGTTGACTTGGTTACCGGAGCTTGTGATGTTAAGAGGGAACTTACCGTTTTGTCCATCACCAGCTTGCGTGCGTAAGGGGTTACTAACAGTTTGAAACTGAGGCATGGTTAAGAGTGTAGGAAGAACATGGAACTGAACAAGCTGAACTTTTTGCTGGTCGGATAATGAGTTTAAGGTTCCGGATTTGAGGCTGCTAAAGGCGTTATCGGTCGGGGCAAACACGGTTAGGCCTTGGCTCGAGGAAGAATTTAGCTGAGTGTTGATTTGGTCTGCTGCTTGGGTGCTCTTGAGGAGTCTTATGAACATTGTGTATTGACCGGCTTTTTCTAGGACTGCGGTTATGTTGGTTGGACCTGAAGGGGTTGGAGCTGGAGCCTGACCATTGGTTGTAGCAAtaacgaggaagaagatgaagagattaAAGGACATGAATGTTCTTGATATAgccattgttgttgttgttggtctatgtgtgcgtgtgtgtgtggttggaggttttagggtttgttaTATAGAGAGATGTAGTAAGGTGAAGAGTAGGATTCTCTAGTTAGTATGAAGATTATTACTTGTTAACTATAACAAATTCTTTCAATTGATCCAATTAAGAGAGATTGGAAATGTTTTTAGACTAAAATTACAAAAgttgtttagacttaagagtgATAGAGAGAGTGGGCGAGAGATTGCTTTGAAGGGAGGTTGGGTAGGTGAGGATTGAAAATTAAGAATGAAACTGAAAAAGGGTTACGTGTGATCCTTCAAAAGCTGTGAAGAAGTGTTATTCAAGAAATGTGAGATTGCTAATCATACTACTCATCATGATTTATGTGACATGTGTGCCTATCATCATGTGAtgtaagaaagaaagaaagaaaactaaaaataaataaaaatatatatgatgcaAAAGAACTTCATTGGATGATAATACTTTGCAACATTATTACAAGGGAGAACTAATAGTATTAgcttagatttttgttttgtttcttctttggaAAAAGCAGCACACTAATGAGAGACATAAAAATATTCTCAACCTACTACTATATGTTAGGCGTATGTTATTTGTGTGGTTAGTGGAAAACATTGGTTAAAGTTAACTTAGGTGCCATTACATGATCGGGTCGTTAGTAGTAGTCaatgtaatattttcttttaaatattccaattctttttctttctttttttttggtaaaatgtctTAATTTTAGAAAGTATTCCATTCatacatcaaaatatttaactaaGAATTTTAGATGTATCGAGATCTTAAATCTtagattttgattatataaaaatttcgtATAACGAAAAATGTACTGTTTAATCATCTTGACAATTTTCGATGATCTACAATTTTATTTCATGACTATAATGTCAATGAAAATGAGTTTGAACCGCAAAACAACCAAGAAAAGGccaaaaagaaggaaaaaaacaatGCCAAGATACAAAATCTACAACTCTCGAGCCTTGATCTCGGGTTGAATGAATTTTTCATCATCTTTCTCCTCATATATTGTCCCCAATGAAGGCGAAGCTGAGACCCTCACTGGGAAAACAAGAATCGCCGGTAGGACTTCAAAAGGTCCGATCATCCTcgccattaaaaaaaaaggtattaAAACTAAGATATATCTCCTCCAATTTGACTTGAGAAGTATGGTAGTTTTTTTTGTGGCTAAAAGAAGTATAGTAGGTGTCGACTTTGTTGAGATGTTCAGTGTCTGAGATTATCGAATACCGCTTATATTTATAGAGTTCAATCGTAATCATCGtgcaaaaattattaaaaagagtGTTAGTGGAAGAGCAAATAGTGGTTTAGTTTGATGAGACACGTTAAGCAAAACTCACGTGGACGTATGTCAAGTATGACGCGGTCTCTATTTGTCGCACATGATATTCATGTATCACATTCAGATTGACGCGCTTCTGATTATAAAAACAGAAGTGACGCGTATACTGCTTGGTTTACGGACACGTGTGGCTtgtctaaataaaaatataaaattatattcttgTGGTTGACAAATCATCTCACCAAACCAATCTACCGGTTTGTGACTCTAATTTCCGGTTTAAGTTTGGTTTGATATGTCAAAATATTATTGCTGGTTTTTGGTCCGGTTATTATGAAAATTCCTGTATGGTTTGATGGATAGACTTCTTTTTACTTAATTTGTTTGTATGAAAATTGAATATTTAACCGGATTCCTAGTACCGAATCGGTTCGGttagaaaattgaaaattcataGAGATTATACTGGAATAAGTCAGCTCGAAATTGAACATATTGTATGCGTTGGTATTAGGAAGTGATCATCGAACTACAAGACGTGTAAGTTCCAGAAAAATCTCACAGTTATCACGagatatgattataaattaatatacaaaactCGTCTTATACATTTATAGAGAATTACATCAGCAAAAATCTATCTAAACCCCAAGAAGGAAGATCAAATGATCATTAAACGTCTTCTTTATCATGTTCTTGATCGTCTTCTTCGGTCTCTCTTTCTTCTATAATCGTTTCAAGAATCGGACAAGTAGATGGTTTCTCCGGAAAAATTATCTGCGGAGGAGGCAACTCCATCCACCATGCCACATCCATCTTCACCACCATAGAATCTCTATCGCAGCGGTTTTCAAAGAAACACATATTTGAGCGATAGGTTTGGAAATTGGAACTGTagaaatatttcaaaaagatattaCGTTTTGGGTTGGGGAAGTAGTGTTATTGTTCGAGGACATatatagagaaagagagaatgattggttgatttgaaaggtGGACAAGTGGACGATCCATAATGAACCAAGTTGGTTGTTGACGTCTTGGTCTTGTTTGCTATAATTACCAAACGATGGAACCATATGAATATTCTGGAACCTCTAATTTTTTTACCTGCATGAGCAACACGCGTGTATCTCTGTATGTTCCTACACGTTTCTATCAAatgtttaacatatttttttgtgcGTTGCATATCGCTTTTGTTGTACATATGGCTCAGTCAAGACGTATACTTAGACGTTTTTAAGTAGTGTAGACGATTATTTAGGCCCACATAAGAGTATCATGGACTCATTCTTATGGGTTGACGATACAGTTCTTATAACATTATAAGAAACCCATGAGACAAAATGCTTAGATATCTGAGAATTAAATGAAGCCCAGAGTCAAGAGATCCATTGTAATCACTCGATGCAAAGTGGCTAATTCTGGCTAATTGAATGATTCCTCAGATGATGTAAGCGTGGTGATATGAATCATTgtatatttgtataatttatttttacttttcaagAGTATATATTCGTCTTAATTTCTATAACCTTTTTATGTTAATCAAATTATTATGCATGTGTAGTACGTCTCAGTATTTGTCATTGCTCTGTAAAATTTTTGTTGGTAAACATAGCTGTGCAAAGatgtaaaacaaaataagatGAAAACCCTTTATCAAAAAGatgtaaaacaaaataagacAAAACTCTACTCTCAGAAATAGAAataaacttttatcaaaaataaataaagaaataagcTACACAATTTTAGTGATATGTAAACCATCTCTTATGTTGGGCTTAGGTCGATCGTTCGAAAACATGACACATGCAAAgtaaatcaaatattatatatagaggCTCTCAAGTCTCAATGTGTCCCTTTCTTTAATTTCCCCAAATATGAAATGCCTAACTTTAATACTTAGATTAACTGGAAATTAGTCAATGACCTGAAAAGATTGGATAAGATAAGAATAATGAAAGATTGCTATCTTCTTGCTATTCTTCTCTCTTATTTTTCTATTCCTGACATGGGAGAATATTTTTCTTGATTACCTATGTAAATAGACATaatattatagtatatattgCAAAAcactatattttataaaatttgaataagtAGGTGATCATGTTGTCACTAGACAATTCGATATCCTATGTctacatcttatatattaaaatagaagtcacaaccttgattcatgtgtgattttgtaaaaaaaggacctaatggacatattcatagaaattcatactacattttaattcagactaataataaatagaatttttaaaatattttaatcataatatcttttgatatcttttcattttaaatataaatatatttattttaaaatctaaaaaatctgtttaaaaatatttttacaagatcttcattttcaaaattatatttaaatattttcactaattttgaaattactttaaaatattattatacattaatatattcagttatataaaatgaaaaataaaaaatctataatattttatttattatataatcataatcaatcatattaaaataaaattattatattgagctaaatataataaaattgtattaaatttatatatttatatattttactttcgtaattataaaatatttatgttcaaaaataaaatctaatatgttggtaagatgggttaacattatcaaactatataatacttgtataaaaattaacatgtacttctttaaatttaataatataaaatctttgtaactacattaatcataatatattttcattttaaatataatatatattatatattatattttaaaaattctaataaatctgtgtaaaaatatttaaacaataacttaatgtattttaagttatcgtttagaaatgaaaataaataaattatatcctattttatctacttttatagtcatgatcatgttaaaatataattattatactaaaataaatatgataaaattatattcaattgataaatttataaattttattttcataaatataaactatttatttaaaatataatatgctgatagaacggcttaaaattaacaaactatataatacatgtctaaaaattaacatatcttacacttttatatatacaataataaattatctaaaatgaataagcataaaaatactggtaaaaagaaatccagttttgaaatacgggtcagaatttagcataaattaaatacaaaatatttttaaatatattttctcatgaatatattaatttgcttaataactgaatgcaaatacaataagataaatatataataagaagtggtaaatacataaggtttaaaaaattaattaattataacatgtaaattataaaattattgtatttgaaatagttatataaatatttaagtatatgattaacattaaaaatatataccacttatgttctaaaacaataatttatgtatagaaaagtgaaaacaaacacccgtgcggttgcacgggtcaaaatctagtataagattaattcatttATACAGATGGTATCAAATGATCGAACCTGCCACCTGAAAAAAGTGAACTTATCACATCGCGGGCATAAATATTGGACAAAATATTCtcacattatttattttgtcatCAGTCGATCGTAAGAGGATTAGATGTCACTGGCTAAATTCTgccatatttttatttacaaccATGCCAAGGTTTTTTCTGATATTATCAATTAATTGTTTTGgaagtcaattttttttaatatagcaTATATTGATATGTACAATTAGCAGATCATTTGACAAATCTATGACATTTTCCAACAATTATTTGTTCGGCGATAAAGCAACAAAAGAAAtcctaaaagtagaaaatgTGTAATAAACAAATAAGATTACGATAACACGCGGCTGAACCGAGGTCgatttgatattttctttctatATCACGCATGAAACTATACATAAATTAGATATAAACAGCAAAATATAATTCAATAAGAAGCTCGATTATTGAGTTAGCTAGCATTATTTTCATTTGTCTTTTTGTTGGTACATGGGTTTTGCTATATATCTAAAGCTCCAATTATGGAGAGGTCTTATGGACCAATAATTAATTGGCCACACTAtactctattatttaaattgcAATTGGTTCAACAGATACGCTCCTTTATTTGGCAGTTTTTTATACTACATGATAACAAAGAcaaaactgaaccaaaaaatGATTGTTCATTACATGAAGTATTAGCCATCACGTGGCTAACCATGCAAACTAAACTAATGTATACTTAGCTACACGAAGTATATGTTATACATGACAACATCCCTCAACTTGATGATGTTATGTAATTAACATCACGAGTTTagtttcattcatccaaaacTGATGTTTATGTCATAGACCGTTCAAAATAACTCGTTTCATCAATTAAAACATGACCGATCTGGCcgtaatttaactaaaattagatttcaaacaaaattttaaaagcttaagaatatttgtaacaaaatcttatttacaaaatcaatatgttttaacctctttttttttataagtaatgttttatattttagtgtatttgaaaacatataattaaattatttttatttatattaaatattaaagttatataagatattatgcaattttattttttaataattttaatctgctttcttatgaatttttaataaaatttctgtacttcatttgattaattgtgtgaTATATGCTTATTTGATaaagttttaattataaaatttatttgatgtaaatttattaactttcacattttatttgttcaaaacttatttgatgtcaacttaaaccaaacataatct encodes:
- the LOC111210063 gene encoding fasciclin-like arabinogalactan protein 11, with product MAISRTFMSFNLFIFFLVIATTNGQAPAPTPSGPTNITAVLEKAGQYTMFIRLLKSTQAADQINTQLNSSSSQGLTVFAPTDNAFSSLKSGTLNSLSDQQKVQLVQFHVLPTLLTMPQFQTVSNPLRTQAGDGQNGKFPLNITSSGNQVNITTGVVSATVANSVYSDKQLAVYQVDQVLLPLAMFGSSSAAPAPAPEKGGSVTTGSASGSDGGGDSTDSSDAERIRYGIIATVAAIAASSLWI
- the LOC111210065 gene encoding uncharacterized protein LOC111210065, whose translation is MARMIGPFEVLPAILVFPVRVSASPSLGTIYEEKDDEKFIQPEIKAREL
- the LOC111214529 gene encoding uncharacterized protein LOC111214529 gives rise to the protein MCFFENRCDRDSMVVKMDVAWWMELPPPQIIFPEKPSTCPILETIIEERETEEDDQEHDKEDV